One window of the Perca flavescens isolate YP-PL-M2 chromosome 5, PFLA_1.0, whole genome shotgun sequence genome contains the following:
- the LOC114556281 gene encoding natterin-3-like gives MKLSVLLLPALLAMSSGASLQDIVKKSSQIGKVPILNPDLGNRIPQITTNGSLLALPPPAEFENRLGQSSSFVFGDSNLKWQTSSGSLPPGAVSIYNGYAGHTDYVCKYGCASGFYNLNMGPYCYYPLSGKEHRARLFEVLVNKDNLEFLEWKDGSYGSVPQNAVYTCSPGDTYVGRNKYGLGKVHVKHEAFFLPWKGDEYWYKSYQVLTLNKEINSERISNVNYNTNVKVFQHPPETMTKSIIANNECSPVVKRVELSKTYMEEKRWDTSTAITTGVSNSITAQIPFIGSAGITLSVETTLQFSSGTTVVESKTYSVSVEQTVPPNHFCSVRMVGYKYEADIPYTARLSRTYRNGQTTWAYITGTYKGVNIGEIYSVVDRCEPVPNSKPCP, from the exons ATGAAGCTGTCAGTGTTGTTGCTGCCGGCCCTGCTGGCTATGTCCTCTGGTGCTAGTCTGCAAGACATCGTGAAGAAGAGCTCACAGATCGGAAAAG TTCCAATTCTGAACCCAGATCTAGGGAACAGGATTCCTCAAATCACCACCAACGGATCTTTGTTGGCTCTTCCGCCCCCTGCTGAATTTGAAAACAGGCTGGGTCAATCTTCCTCCTTTGTGTTTGGTGACTCCAACCTGAAATGGCAGACCTCGTCTGGCTCTCTCCCGCCTGGTGCCGTTTCAATATACAATGGATATGCTGGTCACACCGACTATGTCTGCAAATACGGGTGCGCATCTGGCTTCTACAACCTCAACATGGGTCCTTACTGCTACTACCCCTTGTCAGGGAAAGAGCATCGTGCCAGATTATTTGAGGTCCTGGTAAACAAAGACAACTTAGAATTTTTAGAATGGAAGGATGGCTCCTACGGTTCAGTGCCTCAGAATGCAGTCTACACATGCTCCCCCGGAGACACATATGTTGGGAGGAACAAGTATGGTCTTGGGAAGGTGCATGTTAAACACGAGGCCTTCTTCCTTCCCTGGAAAGGTGATGAGTATTGGTACAAGAGCTACCAGGTCCTGACCCtcaataaagaaataaacagcGAGCGCATTTCCAATGTCAATTACAACACTAATGTTAAAGTCTTCCAGCATCCTCCAGAGACCATGACCAAGTCCATCATAGCCAACAATGAGTGCAGCCCAGTTGTGAAAAGAGTTGAGCTCTCAAAAACCTACATGGAGGAGAAAAGGTGGGATACCAGCACTGCTATCACGACTGGGGTCAGTAATAGCATCACCGCCCAAATCCCATTCATCGGCTCTGCAGGTATTACGCTCAGTGTTGAAACAACACTGCAATTCTCCAGTGGAACCACTGTGGTGGAGTCGAAAACCTACTCGGTCTCTGTGGAGCAAACTGTCCCACCAAACCACTTCTGCAGTGTCCGTATGGTGGGATATAAGTATGAGGCAGACATCCCCTACACAGCTCGCCTCAGCCGCACCTACAGAAATGGGCAGACGACATGGGCGTACATCACTGGGACCTACAAGGGTGTCAACATTGGAGAAATCTACTCTGTTGTGGATCGTTGTGAACCTGTACCTAATTCCAAGCCTTGTCCCTGA